From a region of the Streptacidiphilus albus JL83 genome:
- a CDS encoding chaplin — protein sequence MRNVKTGLALTAVAAGLALAGAGTAAADSTAAGAATGSPGFLSGNVIQVPIHIPVNICGDTVSVIGALNPAFGNHCANNS from the coding sequence ATGCGCAACGTGAAGACCGGTCTGGCCCTTACTGCCGTCGCGGCCGGCCTCGCCCTGGCCGGTGCGGGCACCGCGGCCGCCGACTCCACCGCTGCCGGTGCCGCCACCGGTTCCCCCGGGTTCCTGTCCGGCAACGTCATTCAGGTCCCGATCCACATCCCGGTCAACATCTGCGGTGACACCGTCAGCGTCATCGGTGCGCTGAACCCGGCGTTCGGCAACCACTGCGCCAACAACAGCTGA
- a CDS encoding chaplin produces MQNIKRSALLVTVTAGILVGGAGAAMASSDAAGAANNSPGVLSGNLIQVPVHVPVNVCGDSVDVIGLLNPAFGNHCVNNG; encoded by the coding sequence ATGCAGAACATCAAGCGCAGTGCGCTCCTGGTCACCGTGACCGCCGGGATCCTCGTCGGCGGCGCCGGCGCGGCGATGGCCTCCAGCGACGCGGCGGGCGCTGCCAACAACTCCCCCGGCGTCCTCTCCGGCAACCTGATCCAGGTCCCGGTGCACGTGCCGGTCAACGTCTGCGGTGACAGCGTCGACGTCATCGGCCTGCTGAACCCGGCCTTCGGCAACCACTGCGTCAACAACGGCTGA
- a CDS encoding chaplin, which produces MNNALKGAAVTIAAAGALVAGAGGAFASSSAAGAANNSPGVGSGNAVQVPVHVPVNVCGDSVNVIGLLNPAFGNGCANNG; this is translated from the coding sequence ATGAACAACGCTCTCAAGGGCGCCGCCGTGACCATCGCCGCCGCCGGGGCGCTTGTCGCCGGAGCGGGTGGGGCCTTCGCCAGCTCCAGCGCGGCCGGCGCGGCGAACAACTCCCCCGGCGTGGGCTCGGGCAACGCCGTTCAGGTCCCGGTGCACGTGCCGGTCAACGTCTGCGGTGACAGCGTCAACGTCATCGGCCTGCTGAACCCGGCCTTCGGCAACGGCTGCGCCAACAACGGCTGA
- a CDS encoding chaplin, producing the protein MSRMRKAAAVAMLVGGMMLGGAGVASADANAIGEASNSPGVLSGNVVQIPISIPINVCGNSVDVVGALNPAFGNTCSNGEVQGNGPSHEGWHHNLGWNHEGWFHHEGDDHYGRGDDCC; encoded by the coding sequence ATGAGCAGAATGCGTAAGGCAGCCGCGGTGGCCATGCTGGTCGGCGGAATGATGCTCGGCGGAGCCGGCGTGGCCTCGGCCGACGCGAACGCCATCGGTGAGGCCAGCAACTCGCCTGGCGTCCTGTCCGGCAACGTGGTCCAGATCCCGATCAGCATCCCGATCAACGTCTGTGGCAACAGCGTCGACGTCGTCGGCGCGCTGAACCCGGCCTTCGGCAACACCTGCTCCAACGGCGAGGTGCAGGGCAACGGACCGAGCCACGAGGGCTGGCACCACAACCTGGGCTGGAACCACGAGGGCTGGTTCCACCACGAGGGCGACGACCACTACGGCCGCGGCGACGACTGCTGCTGA
- a CDS encoding carbohydrate binding domain-containing protein has product MRRPGTNHPLRTLFTGLLATVTASAGLVAFGAGTAHAATATPLPTRVFAPYFEAYSGDDPATISTESGANYETMAFIQAATKGSCTAYWNGDTSQPLTSATFGSSIAAIQAKGGNVIPSFGGYTADDTGTEIADSCTSVASIAAVYENVITTYNATRIDLDTEDNSLTNTAGITRRNQAIAQVEAWAAANGRTVQFQYTLPTTTSGLASSGLAVLKNAVANNAVISVVNIMTFDYYDGATHEMGTDAENAATGLYSQLASLYPSKTPAQLWGMIGITLMPGVDDYGTAETTTVADAANVTSWATGKGLAELAFWALERDNDSCTVGTAGSDTCSGITQNTWDFSHAMEPFTSSGSTPPSNDFSLSDSPSSASVAAGSSTTSTISTAVASGSAESVALTASGLPTGVTASFSPASVTSGSSSTLTLSAASTTAAGTYPITITGTAASGTHTATYNLTVTAASTGGNDFSLADSPSSASVTAGTAATSTVSTAVASGSAESVALTASGLPTGVTASFSPASVTSGSSSTLTLSAASTTAAGTYPITITGTAASGTHAITYNLTVTATSTGSGSLVNGGFETGSLSPWTCQAGDAVVTTPVHSGSHALQVTPTASQTGECDQTLTLTPNHSYTLTGWVQGSYAYLGVSGGATASTWASSSSWTKLTVTFTTGASGTVTVYVHGWYSQGNVFADDLAVN; this is encoded by the coding sequence ATGAGACGCCCAGGAACCAACCACCCGCTGCGTACCCTGTTCACCGGTCTGCTCGCCACCGTCACCGCCTCGGCGGGGCTGGTGGCGTTCGGCGCCGGAACAGCGCACGCGGCCACGGCGACACCTCTCCCCACACGGGTGTTCGCCCCCTACTTCGAGGCCTACAGCGGGGACGACCCCGCGACGATCTCCACCGAGTCCGGCGCCAACTACGAGACGATGGCGTTCATCCAGGCCGCCACCAAGGGCTCGTGCACCGCCTACTGGAACGGGGACACCAGCCAGCCGCTGACCTCCGCGACCTTCGGCAGCTCGATCGCCGCCATCCAGGCCAAGGGCGGGAACGTCATCCCCTCCTTCGGCGGCTACACCGCCGACGACACCGGTACCGAGATCGCCGACAGCTGCACCAGCGTCGCCTCGATCGCGGCCGTGTACGAGAACGTGATCACGACCTACAACGCGACCCGGATCGACCTCGACACCGAGGACAACTCGCTCACCAACACGGCCGGCATCACCCGCCGCAACCAGGCGATCGCCCAGGTCGAGGCGTGGGCAGCGGCCAACGGGCGCACCGTGCAGTTCCAGTACACCCTGCCGACCACCACCAGCGGCCTGGCCTCCAGCGGGCTGGCCGTGCTGAAGAACGCGGTCGCCAACAACGCCGTGATCTCCGTGGTCAACATCATGACCTTCGACTACTACGACGGCGCGACCCACGAGATGGGCACCGACGCCGAGAACGCCGCGACCGGCCTCTACAGCCAGCTCGCGTCGCTCTACCCGTCCAAGACCCCGGCGCAGCTCTGGGGCATGATCGGGATCACCCTGATGCCCGGCGTCGACGACTACGGCACGGCCGAGACCACCACGGTCGCGGACGCCGCCAACGTCACCTCCTGGGCCACCGGCAAGGGCCTGGCCGAGCTGGCCTTCTGGGCACTGGAGCGCGACAACGACAGCTGCACCGTCGGCACGGCCGGCTCGGACACCTGCTCCGGCATCACCCAGAACACCTGGGACTTCAGCCACGCCATGGAGCCGTTCACCAGCAGCGGGTCCACCCCGCCGAGCAACGACTTCTCGTTGTCGGACAGCCCGTCATCGGCCTCGGTCGCCGCGGGCTCCAGCACCACCAGCACCATCAGCACGGCCGTCGCCTCCGGCAGCGCCGAGTCGGTCGCGCTCACCGCGAGCGGCCTGCCCACCGGCGTGACCGCGAGCTTCAGCCCGGCCTCGGTCACCTCCGGCAGCAGCTCCACGCTGACCCTGAGCGCGGCGAGCACCACGGCGGCCGGGACCTACCCGATCACCATCACCGGCACCGCCGCCTCCGGCACCCACACCGCCACCTACAACCTGACCGTCACCGCGGCCTCCACCGGCGGCAACGACTTCTCGCTGGCGGACAGCCCGTCATCGGCCTCGGTCACCGCGGGCACCGCCGCCACCAGCACCGTCAGCACGGCCGTCGCCTCCGGCAGCGCCGAGTCGGTCGCGCTCACCGCGAGCGGCCTGCCCACCGGCGTGACCGCGAGCTTCAGCCCGGCCTCGGTCACCTCCGGCAGCAGCTCCACGCTGACCCTGAGCGCGGCGAGCACCACGGCGGCCGGGACCTACCCGATCACCATCACCGGCACCGCCGCCTCCGGCACCCACGCCATCACCTACAACCTGACCGTCACCGCGACCTCCACCGGCTCGGGCTCGCTGGTCAACGGCGGCTTCGAGACCGGCAGCCTCAGCCCGTGGACCTGCCAGGCGGGTGACGCCGTGGTGACCACCCCGGTCCACTCCGGCAGCCACGCGCTGCAGGTCACGCCGACCGCCTCGCAGACCGGCGAGTGCGACCAGACCCTGACGCTCACCCCCAACCACAGCTACACGCTGACCGGCTGGGTCCAGGGCAGCTACGCCTACCTCGGCGTCAGCGGTGGCGCGACCGCCAGCACCTGGGCGAGCTCCAGCAGTTGGACCAAGCTGACGGTGACGTTCACCACCGGCGCCTCCGGCACCGTCACGGTGTACGTCCACGGCTGGTACTCGCAGGGCAACGTCTTCGCGGACGACCTGGCCGTGAACTAG
- a CDS encoding SDR family NAD(P)-dependent oxidoreductase: MQQRPTRGRVTAVVLGGGTGERMGMNMPKQLLKVSGRPILEHTVAALAASPEIDDLLLMMAPGHLAAAEQIAARAGGGKVLAVLPGGATRNETTERAIAWITAEDEALAGPAAPAAERLVLFHDAVRPLVPPRVIADCVAALGRYQAVDVAIPSADTVVVTRTHGDEGEFITEVPDRSRLRRGQTPQGFRLSTIRRAYRAAALDPAFQATDDCSVVLKYLPDVPIHVVLGDEQNMKVTQPLDAYLVDKLFQLGSQQPPPALAEEDYRAALGGKVVVVFGGSYGIGAELARLAEHYGARVFPLGRSTTGTDVTDPEQVVKVLADVAALAGGVDHVVNCAGALHIGRLADCDDATMYESLAVNYLAPLRIARAAYPHLRRSGGQLLCYTSSSYTRGRADYSLYSSAKAAVVNLTQALADEWGPDGIRVNCINPERTRTPMRRRAFGEEPADTLLCPELVARTSLDVLVSRLTGQVVDIRVDNPSAAPTVPAPPAAACRDAAGRRVSTR, encoded by the coding sequence GTGCAGCAGAGGCCGACCCGGGGACGCGTCACAGCCGTCGTCCTCGGCGGAGGCACCGGCGAACGCATGGGGATGAACATGCCCAAGCAGCTGCTGAAGGTCTCCGGCCGACCGATCCTGGAGCACACCGTCGCGGCGCTCGCCGCCTCACCGGAGATCGACGACCTGCTGCTGATGATGGCGCCCGGCCACCTGGCCGCCGCCGAGCAGATCGCCGCCCGTGCCGGAGGCGGGAAGGTGCTGGCCGTGCTGCCCGGCGGGGCCACCCGCAACGAGACCACCGAGCGCGCCATCGCCTGGATCACCGCCGAGGACGAGGCCCTGGCCGGCCCCGCCGCGCCGGCCGCGGAACGGCTGGTGCTGTTCCACGACGCCGTCCGTCCGCTGGTGCCGCCGCGGGTCATCGCCGACTGCGTGGCCGCGCTCGGCCGCTACCAGGCGGTGGACGTCGCCATCCCCTCCGCCGACACCGTGGTGGTCACCCGCACCCACGGCGACGAGGGCGAGTTCATCACCGAGGTGCCCGACCGCTCCCGGCTCCGCCGCGGCCAGACCCCGCAGGGCTTCCGGTTGTCGACCATCCGCCGGGCCTACCGGGCGGCCGCGCTCGACCCCGCCTTCCAGGCCACCGACGACTGCTCGGTCGTCCTCAAGTACCTGCCCGACGTGCCGATCCACGTGGTGCTCGGGGACGAGCAGAACATGAAGGTGACCCAGCCGCTGGACGCCTACCTGGTGGACAAGCTCTTCCAGCTCGGCTCGCAGCAGCCGCCGCCCGCGCTGGCCGAGGAGGACTACCGGGCCGCCCTGGGCGGCAAGGTGGTCGTGGTCTTCGGCGGCTCCTACGGCATAGGCGCGGAGCTGGCGCGGCTCGCGGAGCACTACGGCGCCCGGGTCTTCCCGCTCGGCCGCTCCACCACCGGCACCGATGTCACCGACCCGGAGCAGGTCGTCAAGGTGCTCGCGGACGTCGCGGCCCTGGCCGGCGGCGTCGACCACGTGGTCAACTGCGCCGGCGCGCTGCACATCGGCCGGCTGGCCGACTGCGACGACGCCACCATGTACGAGTCGCTGGCCGTCAACTACCTGGCGCCGCTGCGGATCGCCCGTGCCGCCTACCCGCACCTGCGGCGCAGCGGGGGCCAGCTGCTCTGCTACACCTCCAGCAGCTACACCCGGGGCCGGGCCGACTACAGCCTCTACTCCTCGGCCAAGGCGGCGGTGGTGAACCTCACCCAGGCCCTCGCCGACGAGTGGGGACCGGACGGGATCCGGGTCAACTGCATCAACCCGGAGCGCACCCGGACGCCGATGCGCCGCCGGGCCTTCGGCGAGGAGCCGGCCGACACCCTGCTCTGCCCGGAGCTGGTCGCCCGCACCTCGCTGGACGTGCTGGTGTCCCGGCTCACCGGCCAGGTGGTGGACATCCGGGTCGACAACCCCTCGGCCGCGCCCACCGTTCCGGCGCCACCCGCGGCCGCGTGCCGCGACGCGGCCGGGCGGCGGGTGTCGACCCGATGA
- a CDS encoding DUF1707 SHOCT-like domain-containing protein, translated as MSRYPDPQRAPGAPAVRPATSALATGDRADLRASHEDRDEIVELLRVAAGDGRLTAEELDERLEAALEARTYGELAPLVRDLPTAPTLAKAPVGPAVPAKELVRLQTGSGNLQRVGPWTVPRRLEVETRSGNVLLDFTQAVITHPVLELALSVRSGNLLLVVPPGVAVEVDGIEVRSGNVRQRVHPQPGTPVRLLVQAAGNVRSGNVIVRGPRRNFWDWLMRRSAPTV; from the coding sequence ATGTCTCGATACCCCGATCCCCAGCGCGCCCCGGGTGCTCCGGCCGTCCGGCCCGCGACCAGCGCCCTCGCGACGGGTGACCGCGCCGACCTGCGCGCCTCCCACGAGGACCGTGACGAGATCGTCGAGCTGCTGCGGGTCGCCGCAGGCGACGGACGGCTCACCGCCGAGGAGCTGGACGAGCGGCTGGAGGCCGCGCTGGAGGCCCGGACCTACGGCGAACTGGCCCCGCTGGTGCGCGATCTGCCGACCGCCCCGACCCTCGCGAAGGCCCCGGTCGGGCCGGCCGTCCCGGCCAAGGAACTGGTCCGGCTGCAGACCGGCAGCGGCAACCTCCAGCGGGTCGGCCCCTGGACCGTGCCGCGCCGGCTGGAGGTGGAGACCCGCAGCGGCAATGTGCTGCTCGACTTCACCCAGGCCGTGATCACCCATCCGGTGCTGGAGCTGGCACTGTCGGTCCGTTCCGGCAACCTGCTGCTGGTCGTGCCGCCCGGGGTGGCGGTGGAGGTCGACGGCATCGAGGTGCGCAGCGGCAACGTCCGCCAGCGCGTCCACCCCCAACCCGGCACTCCGGTCCGGCTGCTGGTGCAGGCGGCCGGCAATGTCCGCAGCGGGAACGTGATCGTCCGGGGGCCGCGCCGGAACTTCTGGGACTGGCTGATGCGGCGGTCGGCGCCGACCGTCTGA